In the genome of Sphingomonas alpina, the window GCGAGGCGAGGGGATCCTTCGCTTCTTCCTGCGGTGGCGGTGGCACGTCCTGGGGCGGTGCTGTCGCCTGCAGCGCCAGCGCGAGCATCGGCATGAGCGACGGTGCCATGGCTATAGCCCCGCACAGACATTCTGGGCGGATGTGTCGAGGAACGGCGCGAACGGGCAATTGACGTAGCGCAGGCGCACTCCGCTGCCGATCGGCACGACCAGGGTATCGGCCCGGATCGCGGTTGGTGCATTGCCGATGCCACCGACCCGCGCGCCACCTCTGTCGAGCCCGAGAAAACCGATCATGTCATCCTGGTCGATGCCGTCGCCCGACACGCCGATCGCGCCGACCAGTACCGATCCGCGATAGATCGGCACCGATCCGGGAAAGATCTGCAGGCCGTTCTGCAACCGATTCTGGCCCATCGCCGCGTCGGGAATGAAGCTGCAGCGCTGCGGCGTATCTGTGGGGCTTGCGCCAGTGACGAAGGCGAGATGCTGGCCGAGATTGGTGAGTATCAATGCCGATTGCAGCCCGGTCGAGAAGGGATTGAACTGCGCGATCGGGCGCGACAGCGGGCCGTTGGGACTGCCAACCTCGCCGTCGGGGAAATAGGGTCGCGCGAGCAGGCCGGTGGCGCGATCGGTAAAGGCAGTGGCGCCGGTCAGGGCGGCCGGATCGTTGAGGAAGCTGCGCGTCGCACCGGCAGATCCCCGAACATCGGCGCTTGGATCGCCGAGCAACTGGATGGCGGCATGGCTGTTGGAGAGGAACGCGGCGGTGCGTGCCTTTTGCAGCGAAACATCGGTGCCGAAGATCGGCGCATCGGGCGAGCGCACCACGCCAAGCACGGCGCCGCGCGTATCGACCAGCGATATGGTGACCTGGGCGCGGCTGTCGAGCGGTTGGCGGATCTGCGCGCGGGCGCGGCTCATGATCGTGAAAGCTTCCTCCAGCACCGCCCTGGTCTCGGCGGCGGAGAGTGGCTGGGCGAGGTCTGCGCCGTCGGTGCCAGCACGGACCGGGAAGCGATTGGCGCCTGATCCATCGGTCAGGATAAAGGCATCGCGATTGGCGAATTCGGCTGCCGTGGCGGCGCGAATGCCTGAGGCTTCACTACCATAGGCAGTGCCGGCGAGGATCACTGGCATCGGCGTGCCGAAATAGCCGCGCACCGCGACCAGGCTGCCGAGCGCCGGATCGGTCACGGCATAACTCGGCGTACCGCTGCTGGTCAGGCCGGCATAGCTTGCATCGCTGAAGCGCAACTGCGTGCCGTCGACAAAGATGTGGTTGGCGCGGATGCCTTCGGGCGCTTCGAAACCGACCGTGCCGGCAAGCGCGATATATTCCTCCGGGTCGTTGTCGACGTTCAGGGTATCGGGATCGAAGCCATAAACGCCATCGGCCATGACGCCGATGCCGCCGACCACTACGCCATTCTTGTACAGCGGAAAGCCGCCGGGATCGGCCGACAGGCCAAGCGGCGAGCGCTTTGGGCCGATCAGTGCACCGCCGCCGCCCGACACATAGCGCGCCGCCAGATCGGAACAGGGCAGTTGGCTGAACTGCACGCCGAACAGGGGGCCGCTTTCCAGGCCGGCGGTCGAGGGCGCGGGCGGGAAATGCGGCTGGATGATCTGGCTCGCAGTGCGGGTCGAAAAGGCATTGCCGCTGCTCGACAGATAGGCGCCGGTCACCGCCTTGGCGATCGCGCCTGCTTCGGCCGGCACGATCAGGTTCTGTGCGTCGATATTCGCTCCATTGGGTGCTGCGCTGGTCGTCGCGGTGGCACGTGCGCCGGTCATGCGAAACACCGCCAGCACATTGCCGACGCGGTCGACCACGGTGATCACGGCAGGCAGGCTGCGCGCGCGCGCTTCGGCGGCGGCACGGGCGATGATCGTCTGCACATCGGTGATGCTCAGCGCTTCGGCGGCAGGAACGGCGTAGAGATTGCCGGGAGGAGGAGAGGGCGTCGGGGTCGGACTCCCGCCGCCACTGCTGCCGCTTCCACCGCCCCCGCATGAGGCGAGCAGTAGTGAGATACCGGCGAGCAGTGCCGACCCGTGCCTCATGCCGGGCAGCATGGAATCCGACTTATCCCTCCTGCTTCCCCGGCGAAGGCCGGGGCCCAGATGGAAAGCATTTGTTGGCTTGGTGCTTCGCTTTGTTACCTCGACCTTCTCGACTGGGCCCCGGCCTTCGCCGGGGAAGCCGAAAGGTTTCGCAGGAACGTAGCTAGGCGACATCACCGCAGCACTCGGATGCTGCGCACGGCCTCGGCAAGCGAGGCGCGGAAGGCGGGACCGCGATAATCGTTCGGATCACGCACCGCGGCATAAGCGCGGTTGATATTGGCGCGGATGCCCGCCGCCGCGCCGAGCGTAATCCGGCCCTGCTTGACCAGCGCGTTGAGCAAGGTGTCGATTGCCATTACCGCCTGCACCGAGCCTTCATAATCGGTGAAGCGTGGCACGGTCGCTGGGCCGGCGATCGCATCGACCATCGCAAAGGCGGTGTCGCCGCCGCCACTCCCTGCCGATAGCGCTGAGGCAAGCCCGGATGCGGTAGCCGCCAGTCTTTGTCCCGCCGCGATGGCCGAGGCGCGATCCTTGCCCAGCGCGGTGTGGAAGGCGCGGCTGTCGCTGTCGAAGCGCGTAGCCATGTCGGGCGCCGCGACACGCGCAGCGGCGCCGAGCAGGATCATATTCTCATCGTTGAACGGCGGCATGCCGGCCGGGATCGGCCGGCCGGGATTGCTCTCCCAGGTCTTCACCCGGTCTTCCTGATCGTAGATCTTGCGGTGGCAGCTATGGCAGTCGAAAAAGGCGAATTCGGGGAAAGCACCTTCGCTGCCGCGCGGGGTCGCATAAAGGGTCAGTGCGCGATTGACCGCCATGGCCTGGCCGACCGCCCAGGTTCGCGCGCTATCCGGCCGCCCCTTGCGCCGGACATAATCCGCATCCTCGTCATGATGCTGCTGCATCGTCGAGAACAGGTCGAGTTCGAACGAGATGCGCGGATGGCCCGCCGAATAGAGCCGGTGCGAAGCGAACTGACCCGGCCTGCTGCTACCGAAATGGCAATCGAGGCATACCGCGGCGCGTGTTGCGGGCTGATCGAGTGCCACCATACCGCGCGACACATTCGCGGCATGGCTCGCGCCGACCGCATAATGCGAAGCGATCCAGCCAGAACTGGGCCCATGGCACGCCTCGCAGCCAACACCGTCGCCCTGCTGGAAGCGCGCGCCGCGTGATCCGCCGGTTGGTGTGGCATGGCATCCGGTGCAACTCTGCGACGCGGTTGGATCGCCGAGGCCAAGCGTCGCCGCGATCTGGCGCGCACGTGCGCCGGACAGGACGGAGAAAGCTCGACTATGTGCGCCGCCCGGGGTGGAGGGTTCCTGCCAGCGCATCAGCTCGTCCTGGCGGACCACGGCGCCATCGGCCTCCATCCGGCCGTGGCAGGTCGATCCGGCGCAACTCGCAACCCCCTGGTAACTGCCCTGATCCCGGTCGGCGGCATCGGCGCGCGATCCGGGGGATCCGACCAGTAGGGCCAGCGTCAATAAGCTCAGGCTCGCTACGCCCATTGTGAGCGCGGCCAGACGTGATCCAATGATATGGCCAGCGATCGCCATGCTGCGAGCTATTCCCCTTTGGCCACCGGATGCTGTGCATCTCGGCAACGCAACTTACGCACGCAACCCTCCTGATAATCCTGCCCGAAATGGCCGCGTCGGAACAGAAAAATCTTGGTGGCGGATGGGACGATTCAGCGGGCTTGCCGGCTCAGCGCCGGCGGATGACCAGGTTACGAATCTCGGTCATGTCCTCCATCGCGAAACGAACGCCTTCGCGGCCCAGTCCGGAGTCTTTCACGCCGCCATAAGGCATGTTGTCGACGCGGTAACTCGGCACGTCGTTGATCACCACGCCGCCGACCTCAAGCCGGTCCCAGGCATCGAACATCTTGAACAGATCGCGGGTGAAGATACCGGCCTGCAGCCCGAACTTGCTGTCATTCACCTCGGCAAGAGCATCATTGAAGTCACTGAATTTACTAAGGACCGCAACCGGCCCGAATGCTTCTTCGCGATACAATGCGGTGTCGCGG includes:
- a CDS encoding multiheme c-type cytochrome, which encodes MGVASLSLLTLALLVGSPGSRADAADRDQGSYQGVASCAGSTCHGRMEADGAVVRQDELMRWQEPSTPGGAHSRAFSVLSGARARQIAATLGLGDPTASQSCTGCHATPTGGSRGARFQQGDGVGCEACHGPSSGWIASHYAVGASHAANVSRGMVALDQPATRAAVCLDCHFGSSRPGQFASHRLYSAGHPRISFELDLFSTMQQHHDEDADYVRRKGRPDSARTWAVGQAMAVNRALTLYATPRGSEGAFPEFAFFDCHSCHRKIYDQEDRVKTWESNPGRPIPAGMPPFNDENMILLGAAARVAAPDMATRFDSDSRAFHTALGKDRASAIAAGQRLAATASGLASALSAGSGGGDTAFAMVDAIAGPATVPRFTDYEGSVQAVMAIDTLLNALVKQGRITLGAAAGIRANINRAYAAVRDPNDYRGPAFRASLAEAVRSIRVLR
- a CDS encoding heme-binding protein; translation: MRHGSALLAGISLLLASCGGGGSGSSGGGSPTPTPSPPPGNLYAVPAAEALSITDVQTIIARAAAEARARSLPAVITVVDRVGNVLAVFRMTGARATATTSAAPNGANIDAQNLIVPAEAGAIAKAVTGAYLSSSGNAFSTRTASQIIQPHFPPAPSTAGLESGPLFGVQFSQLPCSDLAARYVSGGGGALIGPKRSPLGLSADPGGFPLYKNGVVVGGIGVMADGVYGFDPDTLNVDNDPEEYIALAGTVGFEAPEGIRANHIFVDGTQLRFSDASYAGLTSSGTPSYAVTDPALGSLVAVRGYFGTPMPVILAGTAYGSEASGIRAATAAEFANRDAFILTDGSGANRFPVRAGTDGADLAQPLSAAETRAVLEEAFTIMSRARAQIRQPLDSRAQVTISLVDTRGAVLGVVRSPDAPIFGTDVSLQKARTAAFLSNSHAAIQLLGDPSADVRGSAGATRSFLNDPAALTGATAFTDRATGLLARPYFPDGEVGSPNGPLSRPIAQFNPFSTGLQSALILTNLGQHLAFVTGASPTDTPQRCSFIPDAAMGQNRLQNGLQIFPGSVPIYRGSVLVGAIGVSGDGIDQDDMIGFLGLDRGGARVGGIGNAPTAIRADTLVVPIGSGVRLRYVNCPFAPFLDTSAQNVCAGL